The genomic interval TCATTTATCTCATGACATTCTAATAACTTCAAGTACCGTGATTCGCAGTATCCTGTTCTACAAATCgtgaaaattgatcaaacttttttttttgtagaaatgCAGTATCGTTTTATCAACATTAGCATGACTACTGCAACATTATTGGCTGAGTAACGGCATATATAGCTTTATAAGGATAATAATTCTGAGAAAATCTGACTTTTCCTTAATCACCTGCCTATCTATAGCggatatattatgtacaaacTTGACCTGACGCTAAACATGCAATACTATACTATACTCATCAGTACTTAGTGATAAGAGCGGAGCAAGGCGGATATCACCGATAAGGATTCGCGTTACCCTCAGCACTCGCAATTTCAGAGTGACGGAATGTCTGTCGTAATTCATTACGAGAGAATCCTTCAGGTAATCTTGAACACCAAGCACGCAGATATtggaataatattttaaaCACGTAATTCCAAATGTTTCAACATCACAACGCTAATTGTAAACTcgtattttcgttcatttttttttcttaacatCAATTAGTGTCAGCACGTGACGACACAAAAGTGATGATACATTTAATAAGAGTGACCAACGGATTTCTGTCGAACAATATGAATTCTTTACGAAAAGTGACGATCAATTAGCTTTACTActgaataatattcaaatccaaaaaattaaagtaattTTAACATTACATCTACTGGATTTGATTGTCACtaagaaatttcaatttttaatttttattttgctcgAATTTCTGCAAGAGGCAAGTGAACCGGCTGCCTAAAAGATATCTGCTGCTTGAGCTTCGCTCATTTCAAGTGCATTTCGGCGATTTTcgggatattattttttctctcaacctCAATATAGCAATTCACCTTTTTGGAACACGTGGTGTAATGATGCcccatttttctttgaatagTCCTCATCTGTTACTAGATAAAAACAACATTCAATTGATTCACGGAACTAAAATATCTTCAAAGTATTGTATCGCTACCCAGTCTTTGTAATATTTGGAGACGAAAACAGTatcttcaaaataaaaaaaaaaaggaattttttgaagatcGAGGTCGTACTCACCACGTTCCTTTCGTTTCGATAGATCTATCACTCCAAAACTTCAGAAGGTAttggatgataaaaataactgcAACCACAATGCCGGTGTCCATCAAATTCCTTGATAATTTCAGTTGGTGAGCattttcgttttgttctcTTTGCTTGATGGCGAGTTGTTCTACAATTTGTTGAATTCTATTTAGCTTCTCTCCGTGATCAAGCAGTCGAGAGTCCATCTCTTTAATTACGTCAATTATTCTGCAATCATGTACAGTACTGTTATGTTCTGTATTGCATATTTAATGTTTTTATCATATTCTTTACACAAAAATGTCGATTTAGCTGGTAATAGGTACTAAGTTTTGGTACTTCAAAATTACTGTCGTACTTAGCGGTAGCACGTCGCCTTTTTCCTACAGACTGACTGGAATCGGAGTGAAACTCCGCAGAAGAGCTTCCCGAATCGTGAGTTCCTTCTGTAAGCGGCATGTTGTTCGTTAATTGCCTCCTCGAAGATTTCAATACAGACAATGATGAACGAGACTCAGCTTGTAACAATGGCATCtgcaattttaattataaatgcTAATTATCAGTAATATTGAATAACGAATTTCTGTAAATCGCCAGTAATAACGCCAGCAGAAAAGAATTCGCTTCAATACGGAGAATACTGTTCAGCTCATGCGAGACATGAGTCTCCTGATTACTATATGCAGGATTAATTgcttttctttaaaaaaatgtaagggTATGCCAAAAAAGTTATCATAAGACGCCGAACAGAGTTATGGAGATATGTTTTATAACTTATACGAAAATCCGATCACAAGCAATACTTGAAATATGTGGTTTTCCAATCGCAGCTAGATTATTTTCAGAGGAGGGTTTGTTCGACTGCTTTTTCTGTAAAGTTTTAATAACTAATTTACAAATTTGTTGAAACGTTAGTTATTTCCGATACAAGACAGAAATTTTCCGCCACCATAGATAAGAGAATAGTTTTAAAGTATCAATTTTGGTAACTTGGGAACTTAAACAGTTGTAACGTACATTGTATTTTGTCAGCCCGTATCGATCTACAAACTCATGAATGATAGCGGAGTTCAGAAGAATACTAAAATTGTTTGGAATATCTATTCATTAAGCAACTTACCTGGAaagattgtaaaaatatttgtaactCAAATAATGTATCCAgttaaaaacaacaaaacgtAGTCAATATAACGCGAACAAGAAGAATGACATTTATTACAGATAGTCACAGCATTTACAATCCATCCAGGCTAAACTACTACAGTACAGCACAATAAGTTATACGTCGAGCTAATAGGTCAACTATGAATACAATGACGAGGCTGGTGCTGTTCGACGTCCTACTTATTCTTCAAGAATATTCTTTGGCATATAGATAATGACTTGGAATAGGATGTGGTTGCAGATCTTTGGGAACGCTGTACCTGAGTTTGTGGTTCAACAGAGATTATACTACCAGTCCTCATTATTGGGGTTTTATGCCTGGTTTTAGTCCGGACAACATAGTCATACTCGTACTGGATGACATCATTGCGAGGATCCCAAGGCCGCAGATCAGCATGGCGATACACCCAATTTCCGGTAATAATATCCTATCGACACAAACGGAGGAActcattaataattttatgacaTATTAGTTCATGATGATTGCTACAAGATTTTTGTTATAAGATATCTCAAAAATtgggtattttaaaaatcaaaaatgtatCAAATATCAAGTCTCTGAATCATGCTGTGAGCATTTCATGTTTACAAGAGTTTGGAACACAGCACTTGATGAAAAACATATCCACTTTTATAAGATCAATCGCTCATTCACAAACCTGTACAAAATATTTCGGAATCCATTCCTGATTCTTGGATTTTCTTTCACGAGCACGTTCTCTCTGAGCTTCTTCTAAAACAGTCTTAGCTTCTGTTGCGGCCACCTGatcatcgttattaattgCCACAGTAACCGCTTGCCAGAGGTTTTCACTTTCCCACTGACCCTGGTGGTCTAGCGGCACAGTATACTTCTTTAATCTGCTCTTACGAATTTCAGTTGtaggattgaaaaaaacgcTATCGGTCtggggggaagaaaaacatTAGAATCTTCACATGCTTTAGTTTGCAGTCGaatgaattaataataatttataagcTTTACCCCCGATCGTTTATCGTTAATGATAACTTGTCCGTCCCAATAGCCTGAAAACGTGGCAAGCGTTTCTTTGCCGAGTCGAATCCGCCCTACTACTTGATTCATTTGATCGGCACCACCTAGGAATGGcttaagaaaaaagataaagttttcagataatttttaGTCTTAggtaaaattgattgatttgaTGAATATACCTTGAGTTTGAATTCTAATTCCGTCTGATACCCCGTCTTTTCACAATTTATATTAATCTTGCCACCGAGCTCCATCGATAATGTTCCCATCAAAATACCTTTGCAATGGGCATAAGGGATGGTCATGGTATAATCCTCACCTCTTGGCAGCATCGTCATAATTGCCACACCATCTAGTACTGCCGATGTTGAATTACCTAagtatgataaaaatgaatgaacttATCTCAGTGTCATTGGAAATTTGGCACTCGATTGTTaccagatattttttattcattgataaTGATTCCTATACagcaaataattaattcaaataatGCCTCGTTACATACCATAGAATTTGGACTTGGCAATGATCGTTGCACTGATCGCAAAACCATCTTGTCTATTGGTTACATAGAATCCAGAGATGGGCGGATGATGAGAAAGCTAGAAATAATTCTTTTATCTTACCTGTTATTATCTAAGTGTTCAATTATTTAACTAGTGTTAGATACATTAAATATTGCTACACagaaagacaaagactatatgTTTTTGATTGTTGGAAATTCTGGTAACAAATTGGCTTTTATCTTGAATGACATACCTGTTCAGCAAGATAGAAGGTCCGTGAGCCATTCGGGTGCTGCCAGTAACAACGGTACGTCTCTCCCAACAGCGGATTGTATGGTTTTTTCAAGCCTTGTGGTTTTTTATAAAATCCAGATAGATACCATTTAACAACACCTTTCATACGTGTAAATGCATCATCTTCCAAGACAGCCCTAATGcagaaaatcataaaaaaatttagagacAGATGTAAGACCTTTGTCGATATGAATCCCAAATACAAATTGATTGTTTTGACATCTCAATCTATCTGATGATATAGGCGAAGGCATACTCACTGGGATAGAAGATCAGCATGATAATAGGAATCTGCcagtttttccaaaaaagACCTTGGTTCTAAGATGAAGGTTGGCAGAACAACTTTAGACAGATCCATTCCTGGCCTGACTTGCTTCATTAGGAACCAAATGAGAGATTTCTGCTCCTCTTGCAGTTCTGCTACTACTTCTCCTGCCTGCATCATCAAAGTAATGAGTTATTTATATTCTACAAGTTTCATGAAAAGAATGGTTATCTTACCGATCCCAGAACTTCATTCTCCACAACCACATAAGGAGTCTCTTCAATTTGGTCACATTCCTCCTCCTTGACAGAAGGTTCTGATTCGCTGTCAGAGGCACTGATCTCAGCATCGGCAACCACTCCGTTTTCTGGTTGACTGATATCGTCCAGGTCTGTGTGCGAAGCGAATACAGGATCTAGCTTTACTACGTGTCGGGTCTCGTACTCTAGGACATGGACAGAAGGAATTGTCATGCGACGGGATAAGGAAACTTGGTCAAGTGGAGAAATTGGTGACGGAGAATCAGATACACCGTCAACTGTATCTGATCCATCTCTAGATATTTGTAAGGTAGTCTCAGGATCTGTTGCAGGACTTGACGATCTAATGTCAAGGTGTTTTTCCCAGTAAGCTACTGCGTGGTATAACTGTTGGAACATTGGTGTTGGTGATGGGCATAAACTCTTTGGAGTGTGCAGCATCTTAGGGGAAAGAGGCTGTGGACATGACAGCAGCCGCCTTTGTGGCGTGTTAGGGGATCGAGGCGCATAGTCGCGCAAACGTAGCAGCGGAGTGCTGAGAAATTGTTCTGTAGATGACCGGTAAACAGCAGCAATGCCCCGATAACAGTGAGCGAGTGTTAGTGATCTTACATATTATGAAACGTTGGGATAACATTTACTTGTTCGTAAGTACTAAtttaggtaaaaaaatttacatggCAAATCAGCTGAGTGATCCTTTCTGCCAAATCATAACTTATgtgcataatatatttttgagGTAAGAAAATTTCTAATATAACATGACAGCTCACTGCTAACTTCATGCTTTCAGATGCTCCGCTATTAGATTATATCATCGACTAAATTCAGAATACTGATTAAGTGAAATACTATGGCTTAAAATAACGGGGCTGGATGGAATCTAACAAGTTTAATGGCAACATAGCTTGAGGTGTCATAAATTTGTGTTGTGCACCCTATTATACCATATATATCGCGGTATTGACCTAAATCCGATTTGCCTAACAATTGACGAGAAGGATAATGAGATCAATTGAGTGAATACCataaattagatgaaaattgatcCGATCTATGACCATTCGATTCAATGAGGTCGGTTTTGTGAGTTCAATCATATTCTCATTCGTCAAGTTCGACGAAATCTATGCTCTGAGGTGATCACTTTATCAATACTCGGCAAAGAATTGACACAATTGTTTCAAGGCTCACCATGATCGTTGAAGTGTTTCTCATAATCGGCTTCACTCCATTGGGTTTCATGTGTAGTTGTGGCATCATGTTGTGGTGAACGGGGAAGAACACTACTTGACCGGACAATCAGCGATGAACAACGCAAAGAGAGCTCCAACGCATCTAGCCAGCACTTACCAGCAGCCTGGGATGGCGCTCTGAATATCAGATAAGACGTAGGCAGTGGTTGAACCACGGCACCtagtaaataataatgttaaattTCAGTGATAAtctatatagtataatatacagaTGTTTCAATTTCGACCCAACATATTTGTTCAAGAAAGCAGCTCACCAATAGCCTCTTTTTCAGGTCCCCGCGGTGCCCATATTGATTGTTCTAGTGGATGGAATAGTTTGAAACAAAACCCGTCTTTCTTGCTGGGTCGTTCTATTACCTGGCATATGTTGAGCAGAATTGTACCAACCCAATTATTGCtctggaaaatgagaaaaagcagGTATCATTATAAATagcatattatatttttttactttcactacgattttgaaaaattaataaacattACCGAATTACCTTTATTTTTGGATTCTTATAGAGTAGTAATAATCCAGGTTTTAAAATACACCATAATTTAGTCCAACTTTTAAGTGTTCCTCGAACTTTGAGCCAATCGCTCATTACCACCACAGTGGGATCTTTGAGAGAGCTGAGGAGTTCATTGGCCactcttttcttctccatccGATAATTCTTTCGCTGTGCCTTGTAGGACTCTTTACGAGTCAACTTGCTGGCATCGCCAGACTGAAAGATTGATTAGTTATAAGCTCGGAGTTTAATATTCtaggaaataattttcactgcTCTGCCATTCTGAACGTACACCATGATgctcaaaaaaatattttgttttgctagaaaattcattttagaTATGCGAACCTTGTCCGACGAATTGTCTGCTAGTTTAGGACAGCTCTCACCCATGGTAGGCAAACCTGCAAATAGCAAAAATGTAACTTTCTTGAATGGATTACGCATTTCTCTAAGTTTTGAATACTGCTGATTGTCATTATCGGTGAATGACCAAGAAATGAAGCCGTAAACTTCCAATAGGTATGGCTTCACAAGTAGGTATAATAGAATATTGGATTGTAACACATCTATACTGGGTTAGCTGCGTTTAAAACACAAAAGTAGGATGAACCACTTTCGAATTAATTGTACAAGGTATCGCAGGCACTTTTACGTGCAGCTCATATCATCAGCTGTGCTATAAGTAATTGACTTGAATATTCAAGTGCTAGTTTTATGGGGATTAATGTATAGATAAAATCTGAAGCCAACGGATTCTCTACCAGACTGATAAGCTGTCCAGAGGTGTTTGGTTTGTCATTACTAGTCTGAGAGCCCAACTGTGTCGAGAACAGAGTAGGTGatttaaaatggaaaaaataattcctgaCGAGTAGTTGATATTTATTGTTACAACACCATATTGTTCACCAAGTTGATGTGGCCGATAATACACTGTTACACATCAAAAACTTGAGATTATATATTAGTTTATTCGGATAAATCATAGAATTATCTTACTGGATGTTGACGACAACTGTAAATTAGGAGCACTATGAAAAAAGTTTGACACATGTTTTCTAAATTTCATGGTTGAGATTGTATCTAAATTTAGAagtgaattggaaaattaacAATTCTAGCTCTGCACAAAAATGTACATATTGGTGGAAGTTGAAACAATACTgctaatatttttattgaacaTGTGTATTTTAGATACAATATCTAATCAATTTGGTGCTGTTATCAACTGATGTATCATCTTTTCCCATGTGATTGCATAAGCCATGttgatagaaaataatatgCTACAGTAAATCACTCTTCACTTCAATGAGATGAACAGAAATAAATGGATGTTATCATTtgcatatttttaaatataatggCGGATTAATGGATAACTAATGTGAAGCCATAATTGTTAAtgtttcattattatatattgagaaaaattttgatctcGTTCATATTAGAACTTACATTATAATGCAAAAGAATACGTGCGTGTCAAGTCAGAGGTCGGAAACACAAAGCTGTAAGTATTGTGGAGAGGAGGCATAAAAAAGGCTCCTATATTTCAGTCAGTGGACAATGGTAATCAATAGAATCGTGACACGTGTAAGAACCTGTTTAGAATAAACTTTGAAGTGACTAGTATAACACATTGTCACACATACATTTTACTACAAGTGCCAATTGAATTCAACAACCTTATATAAATGTATCAAATATGGATACATACaccaatttttaaaataaaaacaatttaatATCGACACTATTTCTTGAAgagtacctatacatatataggtactcAGTACATAGTCTTTTCAGATTTAGGGCATTCACTGTGATCATATAATTTCGCGTGTTCATATCTTTATAGTGATAACATAGGGGGTGTAATTAACTATGAACTGCATCAGGGTCCACTACCAAGGTGTTGCCAAAATACCCGCTtcatgttatttttcaatttacaatacTATAAGGGATTTGAatacaattcaatttttatgcaAATTATGTCATACGTTGCACAATTGTTGTGAATAGTTAAGTGAGAGATGaagtttgcattttttttcaatgttataTTAATGGGTACTCACTTactaaaaaaaatagtcaaatGCTTCATGCAACTGTAAAAGTTCAATGATCTGCTGGCTTCTGAAATTCAGTGACTTTGACTGAAGAGACTTTTATCCACAAGTCAAGTGGTAAGGTGTGACTTAACAGATAAAGTaaatgcatgtatatataactgcGATAAATCATCACAAGTGTGGATTGTGTCAACTGTATTCATCTATAAGCGCACAACGAATATCCGTACTAAGTATAGGAGatctaaataataattcacagATTTACTGCCAGTTATGTATTGCTCGAGACGAAGTCACTGATAGAATTGATCCATGGGCTGAATTAGAACTTGTAAATTGAGCATATCCGCGTCATTGACAGCAAACAACTTGAGTCATCTCAAAGAAATATAGGCGTGAGTATAGAAGATGGAGCATTGCAAAAAAACTTTTGAGATTTTCGTTTGACAGCGAAGACAAATCGATTTAGTGCTCTAGCACTGACTAGCTCTCTATTTACTACATAAAGCACCATGGATTATTCCAAATAAATTACCTGGAGAGGATGGTGGAGCACAAGTGGTAATAATCGTACTTGTTGAGAGAGATTCTAGTGATGGTAGTTTGGACAGCGGTGAGGATCCAGTTTGACTGCCACGGCGAGGTCGTCTATCATCAGCTGCTGCTATGTTTTTGAATAACATTGAGTTATCATACTAGTTTTTCTAGTGATACGCTTCATGCTACTCATCGATCCTCTAGAATATGCTCCTTTATCCAAAAATTCAATACTCAAGTATGGTCGGCCATTTGATTTTAAGATGATAGCTTTACAaaaggataaaatattcaaataatttttacaggCTGAAtcgtgttatacgtatatttttatatgcTTTTACTAATTGAATCAATGTAACAGAGACCACAACCAATTTACTTGCATATTATTTTCAGGATCTAAAAATAACAGTTATTTATATGCCAAACATTGTGGTAGAAACCAACTACATGTATGTAAAGATGGTTGGCTGTTGGAAGATAATCACTTCATATcatgataaatatttgatttcaAAATGCAGGGGCTCTTCAAAAAAGTTGTGTTCGTATCATTGACCAGTAAACGAGAGCCCACTTAATAGACACCCACGTGTTTTCCAACATCAACTTTTTACATCATTATGCAAACTTAGATACTCAAACTATTCAAACAATTTAACAATACGAAGAACATAATTTGCAACTCAATAAAACAAGGGAAAAGACAATACGCCAAGCGACTGTTcctaattataaatttatcaagGGTATTACGTTTTCAATGCCATTCAACTGTCTCTGAGTGTGAGCCTAACTCAAATCAAATTAGCAGCttggaataaatatatacttatCCAAGTGATGAAGAGGATTCTTATTACCTTTCACAATAATATCTGCAGTATATGCTAATATGCATATGGTTCTCAATAACAACGCAACACAAAAGATTCTAATgaaggtaaaataattatttgaccTAATTGTGTAAGTTTCACTTATAAACGTATCAGAGGTACTAAACAATTCATGAATGTTACTAACCCTacgtataattaaaaatttttatacaaaaagTTAGTAATTTTGGCAAATTGACCAATTTATACTGGCTGGCAGCAGTTGAAGTTTAGAATACTATAAGACGTGAGATCATTCTATCAGGTGTGCAATTTAATTGTGAATTTAGTGATTTCAAATTACCTTTTGCACCATagaatcaaaatacatagaaataaGCCAACAGACAGAGCAAAGTTTTCTGATTAATGTCAATACACATATATTCTTCTAATAAAAACTGTACGACAATGCAAGTTGAATAGTTATAAAACTTCACATCATGCTTCATATGTCATGTAGAAAAGTATCGTGCAGTCACAAAGAtacaagattgaaaaaatccatatcATTACAACTGCAATACATATTAATGAACCAAGTAAATATGTTGACCATTTGGATCATGTTATGCAACAAGAGACAAGTACCTTCTTCAAGCAGAGCTATTCATGCTACTCGGTGGATAAAGTTCGAGGACAACGTATGTCTTTAATATTCCGGCATTTAATAGAGATAGGCTACAGCTCTTGACGTAGCGTAATCACATGGTCCATATCGTACACCACTAAAAGATGTcacaaaagaaaatgaaaaattacaggTAGGCAGGGTAAATATCAGGGATTTTTTGTAATTACTCAGAGTCAAAATTACGTTactgatacaaaaaaaaaagaataaaatcttgattttcatttattctaaaACTGTGAAATTATAGGTACGAATCTTGATATGCAGAAAAGTTTACAGTATGTTGTTTATTGCATGTTTTTTCTTATGATTTCAGAGGTGGATGTCAATACAGAGTTATCATAAAAAGATTACGATGAGTGATTACCTATTAGCTACATTCTGAAGACTtaagatcaatttttaaacgtaTATCTCTGCTGCCTTCTTTTGTAACCTTGGCTTCCTatcaattaatgaaatacCACAATGAAATGTGAAAACCTCTAGAAAAAATAGCAATTCATTCAGACGAGAACTAGACATTTGGATAAAAAATCCATAATCCGATTGACCCAAGTTATAGTACAGCTGTATCCCTCAATCATTAGACAATGCTTCAATAACGTAAGCCAGTCTTGTCCATGCATATACAACATAGGGAATACTCTGGCATATGAcaacatatttatacacattgAATAACATTACATTAACATTTAATCTAATCACAGAATATTTGTCACAGCTTATAGTAAAAGCATTAATTGTTGTCCACGTTATACTCACGACTGCTGAGAGATCGAC from Athalia rosae chromosome 1, iyAthRosa1.1, whole genome shotgun sequence carries:
- the LOC105685175 gene encoding oxysterol-binding protein-related protein 8 isoform X5 gives rise to the protein MKFRKHVSNFFHSAPNLQLSSTSSLPTMGESCPKLADNSSDKSGDASKLTRKESYKAQRKNYRMEKKRVANELLSSLKDPTVVVMSDWLKVRGTLKSWTKLWCILKPGLLLLYKNPKIKSNNWVGTILLNICQVIERPSKKDGFCFKLFHPLEQSIWAPRGPEKEAIGAVVQPLPTSYLIFRAPSQAAGKCWLDALELSLRCSSLIVRSSSVLPRSPQHDATTTHETQWSEADYEKHFNDHDLDDISQPENGVVADAEISASDSESEPSVKEEECDQIEETPYVVVENEVLGSAGEVVAELQEEQKSLIWFLMKQVRPGMDLSKVVLPTFILEPRSFLEKLADSYYHADLLSQAVLEDDAFTRMKGVVKWYLSGFYKKPQGLKKPYNPLLGETYRCYWQHPNGSRTFYLAEQLSHHPPISGFYVTNRQDGFAISATIIAKSKFYGNSTSAVLDGVAIMTMLPRGEDYTMTIPYAHCKGILMGTLSMELGGKININCEKTGYQTELEFKLKPFLGGADQMNQVVGRIRLGKETLATFSGYWDGQVIINDKRSGTDSVFFNPTTEIRKSRLKKYTVPLDHQGQWESENLWQAVTVAINNDDQVAATEAKTVLEEAQRERARERKSKNQEWIPKYFVQDIITGNWVYRHADLRPWDPRNDVIQYEYDYVVRTKTRHKTPIMRTGSIISVEPQTQMPLLQAESRSSLSVLKSSRRQLTNNMPLTEGTHDSGSSSAEFHSDSSQSVGKRRRATAKIIDVIKEMDSRLLDHGEKLNRIQQIVEQLAIKQREQNENAHQLKLSRNLMDTGIVVAVIFIIQYLLKFWSDRSIETKGTCNR
- the LOC105685175 gene encoding oxysterol-binding protein-related protein 8 isoform X6, producing MKHLTIFFSLPTMGESCPKLADNSSDKSGDASKLTRKESYKAQRKNYRMEKKRVANELLSSLKDPTVVVMSDWLKVRGTLKSWTKLWCILKPGLLLLYKNPKIKSNNWVGTILLNICQVIERPSKKDGFCFKLFHPLEQSIWAPRGPEKEAIGAVVQPLPTSYLIFRAPSQAAGKCWLDALELSLRCSSLIVRSSSVLPRSPQHDATTTHETQWSEADYEKHFNDHDLDDISQPENGVVADAEISASDSESEPSVKEEECDQIEETPYVVVENEVLGSAGEVVAELQEEQKSLIWFLMKQVRPGMDLSKVVLPTFILEPRSFLEKLADSYYHADLLSQAVLEDDAFTRMKGVVKWYLSGFYKKPQGLKKPYNPLLGETYRCYWQHPNGSRTFYLAEQLSHHPPISGFYVTNRQDGFAISATIIAKSKFYGNSTSAVLDGVAIMTMLPRGEDYTMTIPYAHCKGILMGTLSMELGGKININCEKTGYQTELEFKLKPFLGGADQMNQVVGRIRLGKETLATFSGYWDGQVIINDKRSGTDSVFFNPTTEIRKSRLKKYTVPLDHQGQWESENLWQAVTVAINNDDQVAATEAKTVLEEAQRERARERKSKNQEWIPKYFVQDIITGNWVYRHADLRPWDPRNDVIQYEYDYVVRTKTRHKTPIMRTGSIISVEPQTQMPLLQAESRSSLSVLKSSRRQLTNNMPLTEGTHDSGSSSAEFHSDSSQSVGKRRRATAKIIDVIKEMDSRLLDHGEKLNRIQQIVEQLAIKQREQNENAHQLKLSRNLMDTGIVVAVIFIIQYLLKFWSDRSIETKGTCNR
- the LOC105685175 gene encoding oxysterol-binding protein-related protein 8 isoform X3, giving the protein MSTPPIMVPGGERRTQSESLSVSQSVGNPSEPLQTMTPPNVSRSLSSPAADDRRPRRGSQTGSSPLSKLPSLESLSTSTIITTCAPPSSPGLPTMGESCPKLADNSSDKSGDASKLTRKESYKAQRKNYRMEKKRVANELLSSLKDPTVVVMSDWLKVRGTLKSWTKLWCILKPGLLLLYKNPKIKSNNWVGTILLNICQVIERPSKKDGFCFKLFHPLEQSIWAPRGPEKEAIGAVVQPLPTSYLIFRAPSQAAGKCWLDALELSLRCSSLIVRSSSVLPRSPQHDATTTHETQWSEADYEKHFNDHDLDDISQPENGVVADAEISASDSESEPSVKEEECDQIEETPYVVVENEVLGSAGEVVAELQEEQKSLIWFLMKQVRPGMDLSKVVLPTFILEPRSFLEKLADSYYHADLLSQAVLEDDAFTRMKGVVKWYLSGFYKKPQGLKKPYNPLLGETYRCYWQHPNGSRTFYLAEQLSHHPPISGFYVTNRQDGFAISATIIAKSKFYGNSTSAVLDGVAIMTMLPRGEDYTMTIPYAHCKGILMGTLSMELGGKININCEKTGYQTELEFKLKPFLGGADQMNQVVGRIRLGKETLATFSGYWDGQVIINDKRSGTDSVFFNPTTEIRKSRLKKYTVPLDHQGQWESENLWQAVTVAINNDDQVAATEAKTVLEEAQRERARERKSKNQEWIPKYFVQDIITGNWVYRHADLRPWDPRNDVIQYEYDYVVRTKTRHKTPIMRTGSIISVEPQTQMPLLQAESRSSLSVLKSSRRQLTNNMPLTEGTHDSGSSSAEFHSDSSQSVGKRRRATAKIIDVIKEMDSRLLDHGEKLNRIQQIVEQLAIKQREQNENAHQLKLSRNLMDTGIVVAVIFIIQYLLKFWSDRSIETKGT